In the Populus trichocarpa isolate Nisqually-1 chromosome 1, P.trichocarpa_v4.1, whole genome shotgun sequence genome, one interval contains:
- the LOC7472754 gene encoding uncharacterized protein LOC7472754 isoform X1 → MLETELCSSRILSPFREESGDEELSVLPRHTKVVVTGNNRTKSVLVGLQGVVKKAVGLGGWHWLVLKNGSEVKLQRNALSVLEHPTGNEVDDDNDFDTSSGSDIGEHDFYRGSEFHKISKPRVRPTRPWVPSAPVKSTNRNSYRDVQSIIHTPLPTVNLARLGTDSLRRYCKEFKLPGVNSESSRERILNAAQIHFPSQRPLNEVQVVAEFTRVAKRLKEKDGPSD, encoded by the exons ATGTTAGAGACTGAGCTGTGTTCTTCTAGGATTCTTTCACCTTTTAGAGAGGAGAGTGGTGATGAAGAGCTATCTGTGCTTCCTAGGCACACTAAAGTCGTTGTCACTGGAAATAATAGAACAAAATCAGTGCTGGTTGGTTTGCAAGGCGTAGTCAAGAAGGCTGTTGGTCTTGGGGGTTGGCATTGGCTG GTTTTGAAAAATGGATCTGAAGTTAAGCTTCAAAGGAATGCATTGAGCGTACTGGAACATCCTACAGGGAATGAAGTGGATGATGATAACGATTTTGATACCAGCAGTGGCTCTGACATTGGTGAACATGATTTCT ACAGGGGCAGTGAGTTCCATAAAATTAGCAAGCCAAGGGTTCGACCAACCAGGCCATGGGTTCCATCTGCGCCTGTAAAGTCAACAAATCGGAACAGTTACAGAGATGTTCAATCTATTATTCACACACCCCTGCCG ACGGTGAACTTAGCAAGACTAGGAACTGATTCACTGCGGAGATATTGCAAAGAATTCAAACTT CCGGGTGTGAACTCCGAGTCATCAAGGGAACGGATACTTAATGCTGCCCAAATTCATTTTCCATCACAG CGACCATTGAACGAGGTGCAAGTGGTAGCGGAATTCACCCGTGTGGCAAAGAGACTGAAAGAGAAGGACGGCCCCTCTGATTGA
- the LOC7472754 gene encoding uncharacterized protein LOC7472754 isoform X2, which translates to MSDVLKNGSEVKLQRNALSVLEHPTGNEVDDDNDFDTSSGSDIGEHDFYRGSEFHKISKPRVRPTRPWVPSAPVKSTNRNSYRDVQSIIHTPLPTVNLARLGTDSLRRYCKEFKLPGVNSESSRERILNAAQIHFPSQRPLNEVQVVAEFTRVAKRLKEKDGPSD; encoded by the exons ATGTCTGAT GTTTTGAAAAATGGATCTGAAGTTAAGCTTCAAAGGAATGCATTGAGCGTACTGGAACATCCTACAGGGAATGAAGTGGATGATGATAACGATTTTGATACCAGCAGTGGCTCTGACATTGGTGAACATGATTTCT ACAGGGGCAGTGAGTTCCATAAAATTAGCAAGCCAAGGGTTCGACCAACCAGGCCATGGGTTCCATCTGCGCCTGTAAAGTCAACAAATCGGAACAGTTACAGAGATGTTCAATCTATTATTCACACACCCCTGCCG ACGGTGAACTTAGCAAGACTAGGAACTGATTCACTGCGGAGATATTGCAAAGAATTCAAACTT CCGGGTGTGAACTCCGAGTCATCAAGGGAACGGATACTTAATGCTGCCCAAATTCATTTTCCATCACAG CGACCATTGAACGAGGTGCAAGTGGTAGCGGAATTCACCCGTGTGGCAAAGAGACTGAAAGAGAAGGACGGCCCCTCTGATTGA